From a single Pseudomonas sp. A34-9 genomic region:
- the rng gene encoding ribonuclease G: MSEEILINITPMESRVAVVENGVLQEVHVERTQKRGIVGNIYKGKIVRVLPGMQAAFVDIGLDRAAFIHAAEISLREGPAVESISALVHEGQSLVVQVTKDPIGSKGARLTTQLSIPSRYLVYMPRTAHVGISLKIEDEAERERLKQVVSDCVAKEGIKEAGGFILRTAAEGAGADEILMDIRYLRRLWDQINEQIKTIAAPSVIYEDLGLALRTLRDLVNPKIEKIRIDSRETFQKTTQFVAELMPEIADRLEHYPGERPIFDLYGVEDEIQKALERKVPLKSGGYLVVDPAEAMTTIDVNTGAFVGHRNLEETIFKTNLEAATAIARQMRLRNLGGIIIIDFIDMEDEEHQRQVLRTLEKQLERDHAKTNIIGITELGLVQMTRKRTRESLEQVLCEPCSSCQGRGKLKTAETICYEIFREILREARAYQAEGYRVLANQKVVDRLLDEESGNVAELEGFIGRTIRFQVETMYSQEQYDVVLL, translated from the coding sequence ATGAGTGAAGAGATTCTGATCAACATCACGCCGATGGAATCGCGCGTGGCGGTGGTCGAAAACGGTGTGCTGCAAGAAGTCCACGTCGAGCGCACGCAAAAACGCGGGATCGTCGGCAACATCTATAAAGGCAAGATTGTTCGGGTATTGCCGGGCATGCAGGCCGCGTTCGTCGACATCGGTCTGGATCGCGCGGCGTTCATTCACGCGGCCGAAATCTCCCTGCGCGAAGGCCCTGCGGTGGAAAGCATCAGCGCGCTGGTGCACGAGGGCCAAAGTCTGGTGGTGCAGGTCACCAAGGACCCGATTGGCTCCAAAGGCGCGCGCTTGACCACACAACTGTCGATCCCCTCGCGCTATCTGGTGTACATGCCGCGTACTGCCCACGTCGGCATTTCCCTGAAAATCGAAGACGAAGCCGAGCGCGAACGCCTCAAACAGGTGGTCAGCGATTGCGTGGCCAAAGAGGGGATCAAGGAGGCGGGCGGTTTCATTCTGCGTACCGCCGCCGAAGGCGCTGGCGCCGATGAAATTCTCATGGACATCCGTTATCTGCGTCGCCTGTGGGACCAGATCAACGAACAGATCAAAACCATCGCGGCGCCGAGCGTGATTTACGAAGACCTCGGTCTGGCGCTGCGTACCCTGCGTGATCTGGTCAATCCGAAGATCGAGAAGATTCGCATCGATTCTCGGGAAACCTTCCAGAAAACCACGCAGTTCGTTGCCGAACTGATGCCGGAAATCGCCGATCGTCTAGAACATTACCCGGGTGAACGGCCGATTTTCGACCTGTACGGCGTCGAAGACGAAATCCAGAAAGCCCTCGAACGCAAGGTGCCGCTGAAATCCGGCGGCTATCTGGTGGTGGATCCGGCAGAAGCCATGACCACCATCGATGTAAACACTGGCGCTTTCGTCGGTCATCGCAACCTCGAAGAAACCATCTTCAAGACCAATCTCGAAGCGGCCACCGCGATTGCCCGGCAAATGCGTCTGCGCAATCTGGGCGGGATCATCATCATCGACTTCATCGACATGGAAGATGAGGAACACCAGCGCCAGGTGCTGCGCACCCTGGAAAAACAGCTGGAGCGTGACCACGCCAAGACCAACATCATCGGCATCACCGAGTTGGGCCTGGTGCAGATGACCCGCAAGCGTACCCGTGAAAGTCTCGAGCAAGTGCTGTGCGAACCGTGCAGCAGTTGTCAGGGTCGCGGCAAACTGAAAACCGCGGAAACCATCTGTTACGAGATTTTCCGCGAGATCCTCCGTGAAGCGCGGGCCTATCAGGCCGAGGGTTACCGGGTGCTGGCGAACCAGAAAGTCGTCGACCGCTTGCTCGACGAAGAATCCGGTAACGTCGCCGAGCTTGAAGGGTTTATCGGGCGCACCATACGCTTTCAGGTGGAAACCATGTATTCCCAGGAACAATATGACGTGGTGTTGCTCTGA
- a CDS encoding YhdP family protein yields MERLTRILAALTRWGLGLCALVLVLMALYVSLGRELTPLVAEYRADIEDKASAALGMPLQIGELEGNWSGFAPILLAHDVMLGDGANALRLDRVRAVPDLWASLLAREVRIAHLELNGLKISLKEAEDGTWALEGLPVQNDQPLDPQQLFNRSQMIQQLSVLDSQVTLQPQDHAPLTLTYVGLNLKTGASRQRLDARLTLPDGQPVALSLRTRIRPDQWQDSAVEGYASLPQSDWSKWLPERLTQQWNFSEIKAGGELWVNWAKGTLQSAALRLNAPQLTGAYADRKPIQINNLALNAYYENSAEGATVTLDSLAMSFGENRWESHVQLKQTRATDKVDELWHLQADRLDLTPITPLLNALGPLPQGFATAVDHLKVTGGLRNVLLDFRPNATDGNKLSFATNLENVGFDAYHGAPAARNVSGSLSGNLDGGELRMDSKDFVLHLDPIFAKPWQYLQANARLTWKLDKDGFTLIAPYLKVLGEEGKIAGDFLIRLHFDHSQEDYMDLRVGLVDGDGRYTAKYLPEVLSPALDEWLRTAILKGAVDQGFFQYQGSLSKNAGEADRSISLFFKVHDAELAFQPGWPHVSKVSGDVFIEDSGVRIVADKGQLLDTQVSDVFVNIPHVPAGQHTHMFLDGAFAGGLGDGLKILQDAPIGTGETFAGWEGAGDLQGKLKLDIPLDKGGDLPKILVDFKTANARLKLAEPKLELTQLKGDFRFDSAKGLSGQNITARAFDKPVTAQIFADGSPNKLKTRVAASGQVEVKKLTDWLGVTQPLPVSGTIPYQLQLNLDGADSQLMVSSNLKGVAVDLPAPFGMAADVGRDTVFRMTLQGQERRYWVNYDQLANFTFAAPPSNFAEGRGELFLGAGEAVLPGAKGLRIRGVLSELDVAPWQDLVNKYAGQDPGGSAKQLLNSADFKVGKLTAFGTTLDQASVQVNRKPGAWNLALDSQQTKGSASLPDAKGVPIAVNLQYVKLPAPDPTVQADENSPDPLVSVDPTKIPSLDITINQLFLGPDLVGGWSLKVRPTAKGIALNNLDMGLKGILLQGNGGWEGAPSATNSWFKGRIGGKNLADVLKGWGFAPSVTSEEFHMDVDGRWPGSPAWLATKRFSGTLDASLNKGQFVEVEGGAQALRVFGLLNFNSIGRRLRLDFSDLFGKGLSYDRVKGLLVATNGVYVTREPIRLTGPSSNLELNGTLDLVGDQVDAKLLVTLPVTNNLPIAALIVGAPAVGGALFLIDKLIGDRVARFASVKYTVKGPWKEPKITFDKPF; encoded by the coding sequence ATGGAGCGTCTGACACGCATTCTGGCCGCACTCACCCGTTGGGGGCTGGGCCTGTGCGCGTTGGTTCTGGTGTTGATGGCGTTGTACGTCAGTCTCGGTCGTGAGCTGACCCCGCTGGTGGCCGAATATCGCGCCGACATCGAGGACAAGGCCAGCGCCGCCCTTGGCATGCCCTTGCAGATCGGCGAGCTGGAGGGCAACTGGAGCGGTTTTGCGCCGATCCTGCTGGCTCATGACGTTATGCTCGGCGACGGTGCCAATGCGCTTCGTCTGGACCGCGTGCGAGCGGTACCGGATCTCTGGGCCAGTCTGTTGGCTCGTGAGGTGCGTATTGCCCACCTTGAACTCAACGGTCTGAAAATCAGCCTCAAAGAGGCCGAAGACGGCACTTGGGCGCTGGAAGGTCTGCCGGTGCAGAACGATCAGCCGCTCGATCCGCAGCAGTTGTTCAATCGCTCGCAGATGATTCAGCAACTGTCGGTGCTCGACAGTCAGGTGACCTTGCAGCCGCAGGATCACGCGCCGCTGACGCTCACCTATGTAGGTCTCAATCTGAAAACCGGCGCCAGCCGTCAGCGGCTCGATGCGCGTTTGACCTTGCCGGATGGCCAACCGGTTGCACTGAGTTTGCGCACGCGGATCCGTCCTGATCAATGGCAGGACAGTGCGGTGGAGGGTTATGCCAGCCTGCCGCAAAGTGACTGGTCGAAGTGGCTGCCGGAGCGTCTTACCCAACAGTGGAATTTTTCCGAGATCAAGGCCGGCGGCGAGCTTTGGGTCAATTGGGCCAAGGGCACCCTGCAAAGTGCGGCGCTGCGCTTGAACGCGCCGCAACTGACCGGCGCTTACGCCGATCGCAAGCCGATCCAGATCAATAATCTGGCGCTTAATGCCTACTACGAGAACAGTGCCGAGGGCGCGACCGTTACCCTCGATTCGCTGGCGATGAGTTTCGGCGAAAACCGTTGGGAGTCGCATGTACAACTGAAGCAGACGCGCGCGACCGACAAGGTGGACGAGCTCTGGCACTTGCAGGCTGATCGTCTCGATCTGACCCCGATCACTCCACTGCTGAATGCGTTGGGGCCTTTACCGCAAGGTTTCGCCACGGCCGTTGATCATTTGAAAGTCACCGGTGGTCTGCGCAATGTGTTGCTGGATTTTCGCCCCAACGCTACCGACGGCAACAAATTAAGTTTCGCCACCAACCTGGAAAACGTCGGTTTCGACGCCTATCACGGCGCGCCGGCAGCACGAAACGTCAGCGGCAGCCTCAGCGGCAACCTCGACGGTGGCGAACTGCGCATGGACAGCAAGGATTTTGTCCTGCACCTCGACCCGATTTTCGCCAAACCATGGCAGTACCTTCAGGCCAACGCCCGCCTGACCTGGAAGCTCGACAAAGACGGCTTCACCCTGATCGCTCCGTATCTGAAGGTGCTCGGCGAAGAAGGCAAGATCGCCGGCGACTTCCTGATTCGTCTGCACTTCGACCATAGCCAGGAAGACTACATGGACCTGCGAGTCGGTCTGGTCGATGGCGATGGTCGCTACACGGCCAAATACTTGCCCGAAGTGCTCAGTCCGGCGCTCGATGAGTGGCTGCGTACGGCGATTCTCAAAGGTGCGGTCGACCAGGGTTTCTTCCAGTATCAGGGCTCGCTGAGCAAGAATGCCGGTGAGGCCGACCGCAGCATCAGCCTGTTCTTCAAAGTGCACGACGCTGAACTGGCCTTCCAGCCGGGCTGGCCGCATGTGAGCAAGGTCAGTGGTGACGTGTTCATCGAAGACAGCGGTGTGCGGATCGTGGCCGACAAGGGTCAGTTGCTCGACACCCAAGTCAGTGATGTGTTCGTCAATATTCCCCATGTGCCTGCCGGCCAACATACGCATATGTTTCTCGATGGCGCCTTTGCCGGCGGCTTGGGGGACGGCTTGAAGATTCTCCAGGACGCACCGATCGGCACCGGTGAAACCTTCGCCGGCTGGGAAGGTGCGGGTGACCTGCAGGGCAAGCTCAAACTGGACATCCCGCTGGACAAGGGCGGCGACCTGCCGAAGATTCTGGTCGATTTCAAAACCGCCAATGCACGCCTGAAACTGGCTGAGCCGAAGCTTGAGCTGACGCAACTCAAAGGTGATTTCCGCTTCGACAGCGCCAAGGGACTGAGCGGCCAGAACATCACGGCGCGGGCCTTCGACAAACCGGTGACCGCGCAAATTTTTGCCGATGGCAGCCCCAACAAACTGAAAACCCGAGTGGCCGCTTCGGGACAGGTCGAGGTCAAGAAACTCACCGACTGGCTGGGCGTGACGCAACCCTTACCGGTATCCGGGACTATCCCCTATCAATTGCAATTGAATCTGGACGGCGCCGACAGTCAGTTGATGGTCAGTTCCAATCTCAAAGGTGTTGCAGTGGATCTGCCGGCACCGTTCGGCATGGCGGCGGATGTCGGGCGCGATACCGTGTTCCGCATGACCTTGCAGGGGCAGGAACGGCGTTATTGGGTCAATTACGACCAATTGGCCAACTTCACCTTTGCGGCTCCGCCGAGCAATTTTGCCGAGGGCCGTGGCGAGCTGTTCCTCGGTGCTGGCGAAGCAGTGCTGCCGGGTGCCAAGGGCTTGCGGATTCGCGGGGTGCTTTCGGAGCTGGACGTCGCGCCGTGGCAGGACCTGGTCAACAAATACGCCGGGCAGGATCCGGGCGGCAGCGCCAAGCAATTGCTCAACAGCGCTGATTTCAAGGTCGGCAAGCTCACCGCATTCGGAACCACGCTGGATCAGGCGTCGGTTCAGGTCAATCGCAAGCCGGGCGCATGGAATCTGGCCCTCGACAGCCAGCAGACCAAAGGCTCGGCAAGTCTGCCAGACGCCAAGGGCGTGCCGATTGCGGTCAATCTGCAATACGTGAAATTGCCGGCGCCGGACCCGACGGTGCAGGCTGACGAAAATTCGCCGGACCCATTGGTATCAGTCGATCCAACGAAGATTCCGTCACTGGATATCACCATCAATCAGCTGTTTCTGGGGCCGGATCTGGTCGGCGGCTGGTCGCTCAAGGTGCGCCCGACCGCCAAAGGCATCGCCCTGAACAACCTCGACATGGGTCTCAAAGGCATCCTGTTGCAGGGCAATGGTGGCTGGGAAGGTGCGCCGAGTGCGACCAACAGTTGGTTCAAAGGTCGCATTGGTGGCAAGAACCTCGCCGACGTCCTCAAGGGCTGGGGCTTTGCTCCGAGCGTGACCAGCGAAGAATTCCACATGGACGTCGATGGCCGCTGGCCGGGCTCGCCGGCGTGGCTGGCGACCAAGCGTTTCTCCGGCACGCTCGATGCTTCACTGAACAAAGGCCAGTTCGTTGAAGTGGAGGGCGGCGCGCAGGCGTTGCGGGTGTTTGGTCTGCTCAACTTCAACTCCATTGGCCGCCGTTTGCGTCTGGATTTCTCCGACCTGTTCGGCAAAGGCTTGAGCTATGACCGGGTCAAAGGTTTGTTGGTCGCCACCAATGGCGTCTATGTCACCCGTGAGCCGATCCGCCTGACCGGCCCGTCGAGCAACCTTGAGCTGAACGGTACGCTGGATCTGGTCGGTGATCAGGTCGACGCCAAGTTGCTGGTGACGTTGCCGGTGACCAATAACCTGCCGATTGCCGCACTGATCGTCGGTGCACCGGCGGTGGGCGGCGCACTGTTCCTCATCGACAAGCTGATCGGTGACCGTGTGGCGCGCTTTGCCAGTGTGAAATACACCGTCAAAGGCCCTTGGAAAGAGCCGAAAATCACCTTCGACAAGCCTTTTTAA
- a CDS encoding carbon-nitrogen hydrolase family protein, with protein sequence MSLAVIQMVSQSDVLTNLAQARRLLEQAAAGGAKLAVLPENFAAMGRRDIADIGRAEALGEGPILPWLKQTARDLKLWIVAGTLPLPPVDQPMAKANACSLLVNDQGETVARYDKLHLFDVDVADNRGRYRESDDYAYGSGVVVADTPVGKLGLTVCYDLRFPELYSELRAAGAELITAPSAFTAVTGAAHWDVLIRARAIETQCYVLAAAQGGTHPGPRETFGHAAIIDPWGRVLASQDQGEAVLLAERDSIEQASIRARMPVTSHRRFFSQGAQRPASEHEFKA encoded by the coding sequence ATGTCTTTAGCGGTGATTCAAATGGTCAGCCAGAGCGACGTGCTGACCAATCTGGCTCAAGCCCGGCGCCTGCTCGAACAGGCTGCAGCCGGCGGCGCGAAGCTGGCGGTGCTGCCGGAAAACTTCGCCGCCATGGGCCGTCGTGACATCGCCGATATCGGCCGTGCCGAAGCCTTGGGCGAAGGGCCGATCCTGCCATGGTTGAAACAGACCGCCCGCGACCTCAAGTTATGGATAGTGGCCGGCACTTTGCCGTTGCCGCCGGTGGATCAACCGATGGCCAAGGCCAATGCCTGTTCGCTGCTGGTCAATGATCAGGGCGAAACCGTTGCCCGCTATGACAAGTTGCATCTGTTCGATGTCGATGTGGCGGACAATCGCGGGCGTTATCGCGAATCCGATGACTATGCTTATGGCAGTGGCGTTGTGGTTGCCGACACGCCGGTGGGCAAACTCGGTCTGACCGTGTGTTACGACTTGCGCTTTCCGGAGCTGTACAGCGAGTTGCGCGCCGCCGGTGCCGAGTTGATTACCGCACCGTCGGCCTTTACTGCGGTGACCGGCGCAGCGCATTGGGATGTGTTGATTCGCGCGCGGGCCATCGAGACCCAGTGCTATGTGCTGGCCGCAGCGCAGGGCGGGACCCACCCAGGACCGCGAGAAACCTTCGGTCATGCGGCGATTATCGATCCGTGGGGGCGCGTGCTGGCGAGCCAGGATCAAGGCGAAGCGGTGTTGTTGGCCGAACGCGACAGTATTGAACAAGCGTCCATCAGGGCGCGAATGCCGGTGACCAGTCATCGGCGGTTTTTCTCGCAGGGCGCGCAGCGACCTGCTTCAGAACACGAATTTAAGGCGTAA
- the tldD gene encoding metalloprotease TldD: MSELLSSVSDHLLAPGGVTIESLQGVLGDLAGPGIDAADLYFQGQISESWALEDGIVKEGSFNLDQGVGVRAQSGEKTGFAYSNAITLEALGAAARAARSISRAGQNGTVQAFTTQDVAQLYAPDNPLEVLTRAEKVELLKRIDVATRALDPRIQQVSVSMAGVWERILVASTDGGLAADVRPLVRFNVSVIVEQNGRRERGGHGGGGRTDYRYFLAEDRAMGYAREALRQALVNLEAIPAPAGTLPVVLGSGWSGVLLHEAVGHGLEGDFNRKGSSAYSGRMGEMVASKLCTIVDDGTLSGRRGSLSVDDEGTPTECTTLIENGVLKGYMQDKLNARLMGVARTGNGRRESYAHLPMPRMTNTYMLGGESDPAEIIASVKKGIYCANLGGGQVDITSGKFVFSTSEAYLIEDGKITAPVKGATLIGNGPEAMSRVSMVGNDLALDSGVGTCGKDGQSVPVGVGQPTLKIDAITVGGTGA, encoded by the coding sequence ATGAGCGAGTTGTTGTCCTCAGTCAGTGATCACCTGTTGGCGCCCGGTGGCGTGACGATCGAGAGCCTGCAAGGCGTTCTCGGCGATCTGGCCGGCCCCGGCATCGATGCTGCCGACTTGTATTTCCAGGGCCAGATCTCCGAGTCGTGGGCGCTCGAAGACGGCATCGTCAAGGAAGGCAGCTTCAACCTCGACCAGGGTGTCGGCGTGCGGGCGCAGTCCGGTGAGAAAACCGGCTTTGCCTACAGCAACGCGATCACCCTCGAAGCCCTCGGTGCAGCGGCCCGTGCCGCGCGTTCGATTTCCCGAGCCGGGCAGAACGGCACGGTGCAGGCCTTCACCACGCAGGATGTCGCACAGTTATACGCGCCGGATAACCCGTTGGAAGTGCTGACTCGTGCCGAGAAAGTCGAGCTGCTCAAGCGCATCGATGTGGCGACCCGTGCACTCGACCCGCGTATCCAGCAAGTCAGCGTCAGCATGGCCGGTGTCTGGGAACGCATTCTGGTGGCGTCCACCGACGGCGGGCTGGCGGCGGATGTGCGACCTCTGGTGCGTTTCAACGTCAGCGTGATTGTTGAGCAAAATGGTCGTCGCGAGCGCGGCGGGCATGGCGGCGGCGGGCGCACCGATTACCGTTATTTCCTCGCCGAAGACCGTGCCATGGGCTACGCCCGTGAAGCGTTGCGTCAGGCGCTGGTGAATCTGGAAGCGATCCCTGCGCCGGCCGGTACGTTGCCGGTGGTGTTGGGTTCGGGCTGGTCTGGTGTGCTGTTGCACGAAGCGGTCGGCCACGGCCTGGAAGGCGATTTCAACCGCAAGGGCAGTTCGGCCTACAGCGGTCGCATGGGCGAAATGGTTGCGTCGAAGCTCTGCACCATCGTCGATGACGGCACCCTGAGTGGTCGTCGCGGCTCGCTGAGTGTCGACGACGAAGGCACGCCGACCGAGTGCACCACGCTGATTGAAAACGGCGTCCTCAAGGGTTACATGCAGGACAAGCTCAACGCGCGTCTGATGGGCGTGGCCCGTACCGGTAACGGTCGCCGTGAGTCCTACGCGCACCTGCCGATGCCACGCATGACCAACACTTACATGCTGGGTGGCGAAAGCGATCCGGCGGAAATCATCGCGTCGGTGAAGAAAGGCATCTACTGCGCCAACCTCGGCGGCGGTCAGGTCGACATCACCAGCGGCAAGTTCGTGTTCTCCACCAGCGAGGCGTACCTGATCGAAGACGGCAAGATCACCGCGCCGGTCAAAGGCGCGACGTTGATCGGCAACGGCCCCGAGGCGATGAGCCGGGTGTCGATGGTCGGTAACGATCTGGCGCTGGACAGCGGTGTGGGCACGTGTGGCAAGGATGGGCAGTCGGTGCCGGTAGGCGTGGGTCAGCCGACGCTGAAAATCGATGCGATCACCGTGGGTGGTACGGGCGCATAA
- the yjgA gene encoding ribosome biogenesis factor YjgA, protein MVDSYDDSLDTGEKSKSQVKRELHALVDLGERLTTLKPDLIAKLPLTDAMRRALADAPKHTANIARKRHLQFIGKLMRDQDTDAILTLLDQLDASTRQYNERFHNLERWRDRLIAGDDAVLEKFVVEYPDADRQQLRSLIRQAQHEVAQNKPPASSRKIFKYIRELDETQRGLR, encoded by the coding sequence ATGGTTGATTCTTACGACGACTCCCTCGATACGGGAGAAAAAAGCAAATCTCAGGTCAAACGCGAGCTGCATGCTCTGGTTGACCTCGGCGAGCGCCTGACCACACTCAAGCCTGACTTGATCGCAAAACTGCCGTTGACCGACGCTATGCGCCGGGCGCTGGCCGATGCGCCCAAGCACACCGCGAACATCGCGCGTAAACGGCACTTGCAGTTCATCGGCAAACTGATGCGCGATCAGGACACTGACGCGATTCTCACGCTGCTCGATCAACTCGATGCCTCGACTCGTCAGTACAACGAGCGTTTCCACAATCTCGAACGCTGGCGTGATCGCCTGATCGCAGGCGACGATGCCGTGCTGGAGAAATTCGTCGTCGAGTACCCGGACGCCGATCGCCAGCAACTGCGTTCCCTGATCCGTCAGGCTCAGCATGAGGTTGCGCAAAACAAACCTCCTGCTTCCAGCCGCAAGATCTTCAAGTACATCCGTGAGCTGGACGAGACTCAACGCGGACTGCGTTGA
- the pmbA gene encoding metalloprotease PmbA, with the protein MSMSAVESVGPQALPALQEQVEQIIAEAKRQGASACEVAVSLEQGLSTSVRQREVETVEFNRDQGFGITLYVGQRKGSASTSATGPDAIRETVAAALAIAKHTSEDEASGLADAALMAKEQHDFDLFHEWDITPEQAIEKALLCEAAAFDADARIKNADGTTLSTHQGCRVYGNSHGFIGGYASTRHSLSCVMIAEADGQMQRDYWYDVSRQGSLLADPVSIGQRAAQRAASRLGARPVPTCEVPVLFSAELAGGLFGSFLSAVSGGSLYRKSSFLEGTLGQKLFPEWLTIDERPHLMRAMGSASYDGDGLATYAKPFVEKGELVSYILGTYSGRKLGMPSTANAGGVHNLFVTHGDEDQAALLKRMGRGLLVTELMGHGLNMVTGDYSRGAAGFWVENGEIQFAVQEVTIAGNMRDMFKQIVAVGNDLELRSNIRTGSVLIERMTVAGS; encoded by the coding sequence ATGAGCATGAGTGCAGTTGAAAGCGTCGGCCCGCAGGCATTGCCGGCACTGCAGGAACAAGTCGAGCAGATCATCGCCGAAGCCAAGCGTCAGGGCGCCAGTGCCTGTGAAGTCGCGGTGTCGCTGGAGCAGGGGCTGTCGACCTCGGTGCGCCAGCGCGAAGTCGAAACCGTTGAATTCAACCGCGATCAGGGATTTGGCATCACGCTGTACGTGGGCCAGCGCAAAGGCTCGGCCAGCACCTCGGCAACCGGCCCGGATGCGATTCGCGAGACCGTCGCAGCGGCACTGGCCATCGCCAAACACACGTCCGAAGACGAAGCCTCGGGTCTCGCAGATGCGGCGTTGATGGCCAAGGAGCAGCACGATTTCGATCTGTTCCACGAGTGGGACATCACGCCGGAGCAGGCCATCGAGAAGGCCCTGCTCTGTGAAGCCGCGGCCTTTGACGCCGATGCGCGGATCAAGAACGCTGACGGCACCACGCTGAGTACGCATCAGGGCTGTCGCGTGTACGGCAACAGCCACGGGTTCATTGGTGGCTACGCCTCGACCCGACACAGCTTGAGTTGCGTGATGATCGCCGAGGCTGATGGCCAGATGCAGCGCGATTACTGGTACGACGTGAGCCGTCAGGGCAGTCTGCTGGCGGATCCGGTGAGCATCGGCCAGCGTGCTGCGCAACGGGCTGCGAGCCGTTTGGGCGCGCGCCCGGTACCGACGTGCGAGGTGCCGGTGCTGTTTTCCGCAGAGTTGGCGGGCGGCTTGTTCGGCAGTTTCCTCTCGGCGGTGTCGGGCGGCAGTCTGTATCGCAAGTCGTCGTTCCTTGAAGGCACCCTAGGGCAGAAGTTGTTTCCGGAGTGGCTGACCATCGATGAGCGTCCGCACCTGATGCGCGCCATGGGCAGCGCCTCGTATGACGGGGATGGCCTGGCAACGTACGCCAAACCGTTCGTCGAAAAGGGCGAGTTGGTGTCGTACATCCTCGGCACGTACTCCGGGCGCAAACTCGGCATGCCAAGCACGGCCAACGCTGGTGGGGTGCATAACCTGTTCGTTACCCATGGTGATGAAGACCAGGCGGCGCTGTTGAAGCGTATGGGCCGTGGCTTGTTGGTCACCGAATTGATGGGCCATGGCCTGAACATGGTCACCGGCGATTATTCGCGTGGGGCGGCGGGTTTCTGGGTGGAAAACGGCGAAATCCAGTTCGCGGTGCAGGAAGTGACCATCGCCGGCAACATGCGCGACATGTTCAAGCAGATTGTTGCTGTGGGTAATGACCTGGAGCTGCGTAGCAACATCCGCACCGGCTCTGTGTTGATTGAACGAATGACCGTCGCGGGCAGCTAA
- a CDS encoding FagA protein: protein MSSVLHEQPYLESWRWMSRQIRCAMDPDEPRVIEHYLAEGRYLACCTATSPWTIAETSFRLLLDTATDIALPWHWRSVCLDQAWRPLREMERLSLCNCRLQRWQRYTWQLATCELLPSISLIELVQGSTDDQDTY from the coding sequence ATGAGTTCTGTCTTGCACGAGCAGCCGTACCTCGAAAGCTGGCGCTGGATGAGTCGCCAGATCCGTTGCGCGATGGATCCTGACGAGCCGCGCGTGATTGAACATTACTTGGCCGAAGGCCGGTATCTGGCCTGTTGTACGGCCACTTCTCCCTGGACCATCGCTGAAACCTCCTTCCGTCTTCTGCTCGACACGGCCACCGACATCGCGTTGCCGTGGCACTGGCGCAGCGTCTGTCTCGATCAAGCCTGGCGCCCGTTGCGTGAAATGGAGCGCCTGTCCCTGTGCAACTGCCGGCTCCAGCGCTGGCAACGCTACACCTGGCAGCTCGCCACTTGCGAGTTGCTTCCCTCGATTTCTCTCATTGAATTAGTCCAAGGATCTACCGATGACCAAGACACGTATTGA